One part of the Pseudopipra pipra isolate bDixPip1 chromosome 3, bDixPip1.hap1, whole genome shotgun sequence genome encodes these proteins:
- the LOC135412348 gene encoding uncharacterized protein LOC135412348 isoform X7: MSGSTARKVQPFTISTRLSLPKCAADFPGAACPGIALASALDSHRGLRRSINERISLYLAHARAGPAAPAEQPRSPGPGEDGGTDEDRLNRNSLARSIKKITLSNRYGEAGAGNAGRPGDPARVGSERNHNNNNSRTGKAQFKVFLRKDVDAEDEQQEPGNLQASVFRSPVDRCSPYYALAGSPVSSPQKESPKGKESTAAPRCSGRSTVGAALLLDPSPLVAQFNREMLQAEGWVRGKLRDLKDGCDLQDWEEVAQTLQRDMKDFENTLIKLNQMGEQLMWQASPSAEAVRRQLLALQGQWQLLKQTAASQSKALGGLRSLQDFNRKAERLEAWIKHKEEKPSLAALLQESPDKIQLTRRILDLKQEEQQFQSLHKEVNSLAQKLEKQGKSESRNISARRKHLNKTWLRLQGTLKEHHETLQLALEVSAFFQQADILLGAIHAKQSSICGTGKSVEGVPCQDRDVRDIASQVMMLDVTVSQLLNLQPSLAAQVTSKHQDVKESWAQLQQALRSEKAPALANISPGSKAVALNVEPRGDNSSHGTVGKEAGAKWTRGLGSMVATDVLGKMAEHKRGEESSPCSPVGQPPHGGDNKRRRREAETEWGMQQLEVQVQDVCQAVNTQTLSLYNESVGPGVSPCPVESLKAAQIQQKPLDHSSSVRAVLLEGPMPGRPPGSPKVKAMLRELGELWEDLQRKHQENGVVLREIDKALRLVGELDQAERWLQAVSGSLSEPAAMRSPAELRQDLEEMGQLEKQLLTCGLKLQALREEAAGESPTEHEGARKMQRKVEMVEEKLAHVQAALRRRAADLRDSLVLSEFLQDLQEEEALNQQGSAAVAEVSPQLDALQCRAKVLAQDIARAESSFTTVKSEKDLQGLQGLLSRQQEMEHAVSETLQGQLEELERAAAHLQELCPTQQCPTSRQVQETLWAWAGLRELLWETRTRVQQASRLWHFFKDYLAMISWTEDTRAQIFSESPSSPSLPKTPCEELERRIEEKLKEFEALAASGQQLVSEEHYLSATIKERLEELQSMLGWVLVRWRAQRHQQDLESKQEDRRDPESPSSTSLTSQEQHISCALSHLESVHSPVEFMPCSLLEPVQSSEPWLPGETAISAQASALSEAPSGVEQSWGTPSSKTPRGAGPPKEPVTWDPAETSTLLLPPRGPSGLGGTVNLILSVGKKGEKKKAHPLAGGERPEEEALRTLPATKLSGCKTFWKRCQGLLGNTWGSLKRKRKPPHQPMEEVQVEARKTSTAKQPPAVVHRPPASGSGMPAVSHTMPKAGAGSLFNSLQRREQARAEQAQLLTLQGIMGESSLRPTPEEHHGPSNTWPQKCGRRKGGLGAAAAGSQLGELLLYVRNPLVQDIDAECGAAPQDPCLSDPKTTCPRLSLGSVLSLELPRDAMVLGCHRRATAWQQKAEGQEQRQSGGMRPREPTGTHGVGWQEEVDMDGCSPQGPSKSLGTSPKSERGTWFEEVSFNPSYSQHRTYRAGEEHQILQHSSSIGKDLLDLRPSQPSHVGMQHEWVSREGDELATQLGQDGSPSATGRARHRKATRLELGSSPVRTPGRAGAIPGPASTPRPASSSQPRRSPASPTAPTQLSVFEWALASPQPHSPVLGTEEVCHPAHGQFEEEEEELQAIWDGADEQRTQSPPGGSCASQQTGSRTGSLPSPNTTVGGPLILSSANNVLVAQFTLPTTARLLCSPSGEKSPKVVHSGRGSPSGLKVSPHLEELVSAVPLDGSSAWDRRKHGQEERESSNVLPGKMEFQMMEGTLERKHVLQTGGRKASCRAWGLFHAVLMRQTLCFYQDRRDSLKSSVVALPLNLSGAICTPDAEYTKKTNCFRLQLQDGSEYLLRAPSQPLMNEWVSKLQQNSGFPEVDYFQAVAQCVEGTGGTGGFSKVPSPGSSHLQGHNQVMTTRSQEIVMLPCSNTRLQRSLGSQDGPAKGTVAAAEDAQGAGHKEQQWSPGGSPRLWDNICQEDDYGLVTNKRRSYSFTSATYQKITPVVMPKEPVEAGSSYSVTLYIGEQVPAMPRARCHSFVAQTGSPRDTLGEKTTSPLRPKNKSVFKKFFGKKE, from the exons GTCTTTCTCAGGAAGGACGTGGATGCAGAGGATGAGCAGCAGGAGCCTGGGAATCTTCAGGCCAGTGTTTTCCGCTCTCCAGTGGACAGATGTTCTCCCTATTATGCG ctGGCAGGATCCCCAGTGTCGTCACCCCAGAAAGAGAGTCCTAAGGGCAAGGAATCCACTGCAGCACCAAGATGCAGTGGGCGAAGCACAGTGGGAGCAGCCCTCCTCCTCGACCCAAGTCCTCTGGTAGCCCAGTTCAACCGGGAGATGCTGCAG GCGGAGGGCTGGGTGCGAGGCAAGTTGCGGGACCTAAAGGACGGCTGCGATCTCCAGGACTGGGAGGAGGTGGCTCAGACCTTGCAGCGGGACATGAAGGATTTTGAGAACACTCTGATAAAGCTCAACCAG ATGGGTGAGCAGCTGATGTGGCAGGCAAGCCCCAGTGCTGAGGCAGTGCGGAGgcagctgctggccctgcagggTCAGTGGCAGCTCCTGAAGCAGACAGCTGCCAGCCAGAGCAAAGCCCTGGGTGGGCTACGGAGTCTGCAGGACTTCAACAGGAAAGCTGAGCGGCTGGAGGCGTGGATCAAGCACAAG GAGGAGAAGCCATCTCTGGCAGCCCTTCTACAGGAAAGCCCAGACAAGATCCAGCTCACCCGCCGCATCCTTGACTTGAAGCAG gaggagcagcagttcCAGAGTCTGCACAAGGAGGTGAACAGCCTGGCCCAGAAGCTGGAGAAGCAAGGCAAAAGTGAGAGCAGAAACATCTCAGCCCGGCGCAAGCACCTCAACAAAAC GTGGCTGCGGCTGCAGGGGACTCTGAAGGAGCACCACGAGACTCTGCAGCTGGCCCTGGAGGTGTCCGCCTTCTTCCAGCAAGCGGATATCCTGCTCGGGGCCATTCATGCGAAG CAGAGCAGCATCTGCGGCACAGGGAAGTCAGTGGAGGGTGTGCCATGCCAGGATCGGGATGTCAGGGACATAGCCAGCCAGGTGATG ATGCTGGATGTGACCGTGTCCCAGCTCCTAAacctgcagcccagcctggcagcccAGGTCACCTCAAAGCACCAAGATGTCAAggagagctgggcacagctccagcaggcACTGAG GTCAGAGAAGGCTCCAGCGTTGGCAAACATTTCCCCAGGGAGCAAAGCTGTGGCTCTGAATGTTGAGCCCCGAGGAGATAATAGCAGCCATGGgactgtgggaaaggaagcaggaGCCAAATGGACAAGAGGACTCGGGAGCATG GTGGCAACAGATGTGCTGGGGAAGATGGCAGAGCAcaagagaggggaggagagcagCCCTTGCTCCCCAGTGGGACAGCCCCCTCATGGAGGGGACAACAAAAGG aggaggagagaggcagagacTGAGTGGGgaatgcagcagctggaggtcCAAGTGCAGGATGTCTGCCAGGCAGTGAACACA cagACTCTGTCCCTGTACAATGAGAGTGTGGGTCCTGGAGTCTCCCCATGTCCTGTGGAGAGCCTGAAGGCAGCACAGATACAGCAGAAGCCCCTGGACCACAGCTCCAGTGTCagggctgtgctcctg gAGGGGCCAATGCCAGGGAGGCCCCCGGGGAGCCCAAAGGTGAAGGCCATGCTGCGAGAACTGGGGGAGTTGTGGGAGGACCTGCAGAGGAAGCACCAGGAGAACGGCGTTGTACTGCGAGAAATCGATAAG GCACTGAGGCTGGTGGGGGAGCTGGACCAGGCTGAGCGGTGGCTGCAAGCTGTGTCAGGGTCGCTCTCGGAACCAGCCGCCATGAGAAGCCCGGCGGAGCTGCGCCAGGACCTGGAAGAGATGGGccagctggagaagcagctctTGACGTGTGGCCTCAAGCTGCAGGCACTGCGGGAGGAAGCAGCAGGCGAGTCGCCCACTGAGCACGAGGGGGCGAGGAAGATGCAGAGGAAAGTGGAGATGGTGGAGGAGAA GTTGGCACATGTGCAGGCAGCCCTGCGGCGCCGGGCAGCAGATCTGCGGGACTCCCTGGTGCTGTCTGAGTTTCTGCAGGACCTACAAGAAGAGGAGGCACTGAACCAGCAGGGATCTGCAGCg GTGGCAGAGGTATCCCCTCAGCTGGACGCCCTTCAATGCAGAGCCAAGGTGTTGGCTCAAGACATTGCTCGAGCAGAGAGCAGCTTCACCACGGTGAAGAGCGAGAAGGACCTCCAAGGGCTGCAGGGCTTGCTGAGCCGCCAGCAGGAGATGGAG CATGCAGTGTCAGAGACCCTGCAGGGACAgttggaggagctggagagggcagCTGCCCACTTGCAAGAGTTGTGCCCCACTCAGCAGTGCCCCACCAGCCGGCAGGTGCAGGAGACGCTGTGGGCGTGGGCAGGGCTGCgagagctgctgtgggagaCTCGGACCCGAGTGCAACAGGCCAGCCGGCTGTGGCACTTCTTCAAGGATTATTTAGCCATGAT CTCCTGGACAGAGGACACACGGGCTCAGATCTTCTCTGAAAGCCCAAGCAGCCCCAGCCTCCCAAAAACTCCATGTGAAGAATTGGAGAGGAGGATCGAAGAGAAGCTCAAGGAGTTTGAGGCACTGGCAGCAtcagggcagcagctggtgtCTGAGGAGCACTACCTGAGTGCAACA ATAAAGGAGCGcttggaggagctgcagagcatgCTGGGCTGGGTGCTGGTGCGCTGGCGAGCACAGAGGCACCAGCAGGACCTGGAGAGCAAGCAGGAGGACAGGAGAGACCCAGAGAGCCCCTCAAGCACATCCCTTACCAGCCAA GAGCAGCACATCTCATGTGCACTGTCCCATCTGGAAAGCGTCCACAGCCCAGTGGAGTTcatgccctgctccctccttgAGCCTGTGCAAAGTTCAGAGCCATGGCTGCCGGGGGAAACAGCCATCTCCGCACAGGCATCAGCCCTCTCAGAAGCCCCATCAGgagtggagcagagctgggggacacCCAGCAGCAAAACACCTCGTGGTGCAGGACCCCCCAAGGAGCCTGTCACCTGGGATCCTGCTGAGACCTCcacgctgctgctgccaccgcGGGGCCCCAGTGGTCTCGGGGGGACGGTCAACCTCATCCTCAGCGTTGGCAAGAAGGGTGAGAAGAAGAAGGCACATCCGCTGGCCGGCGGCGAGCGGCCAGAGGAGGAGGCACTGCGGACG CTCCCCGCCACTAAACTCTCAGGCTGTAAAACCTTTTGGAAGCGTTGCCAGGGGCTTTTAGGAAACACTTGGGGTAGTTTAAAGCGAAAGAGAAAGCCACCTCACCAGCCAATGGAAGAG GTGCAGGTGGAGGCCAGGAAAACCTCCACCGCAAAGCAGCCACCCGCTGTCGTCCACCGCCCTCCAGCATCCGGCAGTGGGATGCCAGCTGTCTCCCACACCATGCCTAAGGCTGGGGCTGGCTCCCTCTTCAACAGCCTGCAGCGGCGGGAGCAGGCAAGGGCAGAGCAGGCCCAGCTGCTGACGCTCCAGGGCATCATGGGCGAAAGCTCCCTGCGGCCCACACCCGAGGAGCACCATGGCCCCAGCAACACGTGGCCTCAGAAGTGTGGTCGGAGgaagggggggctgggggcagctgctgctggatcccagcttggagagctgctgctctaTGTCAGGAACCCACTGGTGCAGGACATTGATGCCGAATGTGGGgcagccccccaggacccctgCCTCTCTGACCCGAAAACCACATGTCCCCGCCTTTCCCTGGGCTCAGTtctcagcctggagctgccccgggATGCAATGGTCCTGGGGTGCCACCGAAGGGCTACAGCATggcagcagaaggcagaggggcaagagcagaggcagagtggGGGGATGAGGCCAAGGGAGCCCACAGGCACACATGGGGTTGGATGGCAGGAGGAGGTAGATATGGATGGGTGCAGTCCCCAGGGACCCAGCAAGAGTTTGGGGACATCCCCCAAGAGTGAGCGAGGAACATGGTTTGAGGAGGTGAGCTTCAACCCCAGCTACAGCCAGCACAGGACATACCGTGCTGGGGAGGAGCACCAGATCCTGCAGCACTCCAGCAGCATTGGTAAAGACCTCCTGGACTTGAGGCCAAGCCAGCCGTCCCACGTCGGCATGCAGCATGAGTGGGTCAGTCGAGAGGGGGATGAGCTGGCCACCCAGCTTGGCCAGGATGGCAGCCCCAGTGCCACTGGCAGGGCCAGGCATCGCAAAGCCACTCGGCTGGAGCTTGGATCATCCCCTGTGAGAaccccaggcagggcaggagccatCCCTGGCCCTGCCTCCACACCACggccagccagcagcagccagcccagAAGGTCCCCGGCTTCCCCCACCGCCCCTACCCAGCTCTCTGTTTTTGAGTGGGCACTGGCCTCTCCACAGCCTCACAGCCCTGTTCTGGGCACTGAGGAAGTTTGCCATCCTGCCCATGGCCAGtttgaggaagaggaggaggagctgcaggccatctgggatggggcagaTGAGCAACGGACACAGAGCCCACCaggaggcagctgtgccagccagcagacagggagcaggacaggcagcttGCCCAGCCCCAACACCACTGTTGGTGGGCCCCTCATCCTCTCATCAGCCAACAACGTGCTAGTGGCCCAATTCACCCTTCCCACCACTGCCCGGCTGCTCTGCAGCCCGTCAGGAGAGAAGAGCCCCAAAGTGGTGCACAGTGGCAGAGGCAGTCCCAGTGGGCTCAAGGTTTCCCCCCACTTGGAGGAGCTGGTGTCTGCAGTCCCCTTGGATGGCTCCAGTGCCTGGGATCGGCGGAAGCATGGgcaagaagaaagagagagcaGCAAT GTTCTTCCGGGTAAAATGGAGTTTCAGATGATGGAGGGGACACTGGAAAGGAAGCACGTATTgcagacaggagggagaaaG GCCAGCTGCCGAGCCTGGGGCCTCTTCCATGCTGTGCTGATGAGGCAGACACTGTGCTTCTACCAGGACCGCAGGGACAGCCTCAAG AGCTCCGTGGTGGCCCTTCCCCTGAATCTCTCTGGAGCAATCTGCACCCCAGATGCTGAGTACACCAAGAAGACCAACTGCTTCAGGCTTCA GCTGCAGGATGGCTCTGAGTACCTCCTGAgggccccctcccagcccctcatgAACGAATGGGTCTCAAAGCTGCAGCAAAACTCAG GTTTCCCTGAAGTGGATTACTTCCAGGCGGTGGCACAGTGTGTCGAgggcactggtgggactggggg TTTCAGCAaggtccccagccctgggagctcccACCTCCAGGGACATAATCAGGTCATGACCACCAGGAGCCAGGAGATCGTGATGTTACCCTGCTCAAACACCCGGCTGCAGAGGTCTCTGGGCAGCCAGGATGGCCCAGCCAAGGGgactgtggcagcagcag AGGATGCTCAGGGGGCTGGGCACAAGGAGCAGCAGTGGTCACCCGGGGGGTCACCCAGGCTGTGGGACAACATCTGCCAAGAAGATGACTATGGGCTGGTGACCAACAAGAGGAGGTCCTATTCCTTCACCTCAG CGACCTACCAGAAGATCACCCCAGTGGTCATGCCCAAGGAGCCAGTGGAGGCCGGGAGCAGCTACTCAGTCACCCTGTACATAGGGGAGCAAGTGCCAGCCATGCCCCGGGCACGCTGTCACTCTTTTGTGGCCCAAACGGGGAGCCCCCGGGACACGCTAGGGGAGAAGACCACCAGCCCCCTTCGCCCCAAGAACAAATCTGTTTTCAAGAAGTTCTTTGGGAAGAAAGAGTGA